The Urbifossiella limnaea genome has a window encoding:
- a CDS encoding LamG domain-containing protein, with protein sequence MRPLLVPCAVAAVLAAAPAPAQPEPDALKKAVTLYASFDEHVQADVAGGGKMLNTRFNHPSRPGTFLVEPGFNDNVFHVARGRGVAGGGALEVTDVLPRNGRVFFPARGNLAYDPKGWGGALSVWCQTDPNTSLKTSFCDPVQITEKGANNGGLWFDFNDAKPRDLRHGAFPAVPAGQKGVGEDDPKAPLVRVPRVAWKLGDWHHVVLSWSGFDTGKADAVSQLYIDGRLIGEVRDRAIAMNWDIDRTGIYVAVSYIGLMDELALFRRPLTAAEVKELRERPGLLK encoded by the coding sequence ATGCGCCCCCTGCTTGTCCCCTGCGCAGTCGCCGCCGTCCTCGCCGCCGCGCCGGCGCCGGCGCAGCCGGAACCCGACGCGCTCAAGAAGGCCGTCACCCTCTACGCCTCGTTCGACGAGCACGTCCAGGCCGACGTCGCCGGCGGCGGCAAGATGCTCAACACCCGCTTCAACCACCCGTCGCGGCCGGGCACGTTCCTCGTCGAGCCGGGGTTCAACGACAACGTCTTCCACGTCGCCCGCGGCCGCGGCGTCGCCGGCGGCGGGGCGCTCGAAGTTACCGACGTGCTCCCCCGCAACGGCCGCGTCTTCTTCCCCGCCAGGGGGAACCTCGCCTACGACCCGAAGGGGTGGGGCGGGGCGCTCTCGGTGTGGTGCCAGACCGACCCGAACACGTCGCTCAAGACGTCGTTCTGCGACCCCGTGCAGATCACCGAGAAGGGCGCCAACAACGGCGGGCTGTGGTTCGACTTCAACGACGCGAAGCCGCGCGACCTGCGGCACGGGGCGTTCCCGGCCGTCCCCGCCGGGCAGAAGGGCGTGGGCGAGGACGACCCGAAGGCGCCGCTGGTCCGCGTCCCGCGGGTGGCGTGGAAGCTGGGCGACTGGCACCACGTCGTGCTGTCGTGGTCCGGGTTCGACACCGGCAAGGCGGACGCGGTGTCGCAGCTGTACATCGACGGCAGGCTGATCGGCGAGGTCCGCGACCGCGCGATCGCCATGAACTGGGACATCGACCGCACGGGGATTTACGTGGCGGTCAGCTACATCGGCCTGATGGACGAGCTGGCGCTGTTCCGCCGCCCGCTCACCGCCGCCGAGGTGAAGGAGCTCCGCGAGCGCCCCGGCCTGCTGAAGTGA
- a CDS encoding addiction module protein: MSQTVAALLDAALALPEDERAELVDLLAASLEPPPSSLHPAWKDEIRRRAAEVDSGQVKPIPWEEIRRELEAELDAGAGGG, from the coding sequence ATGTCCCAGACGGTCGCCGCGCTACTCGATGCCGCGCTCGCCCTCCCAGAAGACGAGCGGGCGGAGTTGGTCGATCTGCTTGCCGCGTCGCTCGAGCCGCCGCCGAGTTCGCTTCACCCGGCCTGGAAGGACGAAATCCGCCGCCGCGCCGCCGAAGTCGATTCCGGGCAGGTGAAGCCGATCCCGTGGGAGGAGATCCGTCGAGAGCTGGAGGCCGAACTCGACGCGGGGGCGGGTGGTGGCTAA
- a CDS encoding type II toxin-antitoxin system RelE/ParE family toxin, producing MANLEFLPGARRELREAFDWYRQRNPAAARRFVTEVDRVTAAIAAQPDRYGWYDPPFREAILNRYPFSVIYRVDDAGDVLVVAVAHASREPGYWLDRT from the coding sequence GTGGCTAACCTCGAGTTCCTCCCCGGCGCCCGGCGGGAGCTCCGGGAAGCCTTCGACTGGTACAGGCAACGAAATCCGGCGGCTGCCCGGCGGTTCGTCACCGAGGTCGATCGGGTGACGGCCGCCATCGCCGCCCAACCGGACCGGTACGGCTGGTACGACCCGCCGTTCCGTGAAGCAATTCTCAACCGTTACCCGTTCAGCGTGATCTACCGCGTCGATGACGCCGGGGACGTACTCGTCGTCGCCGTGGCCCACGCCAGCCGCGAGCCCGGCTACTGGCTCGACCGCACCTGA